A single window of Hylaeus volcanicus isolate JK05 chromosome 8, UHH_iyHylVolc1.0_haploid, whole genome shotgun sequence DNA harbors:
- the LOC128880655 gene encoding plancitoxin-1, producing MASILFYAIAWLIVCNDVSGKSNDKLQCKDENNAPVDWYVAYKLPKTSTSSNPLIREGYAYLYITNATVESGWSLSTKSIGSNNSILGVTLAPLYDDKIEAKSMWSLYNDNPPDAPTVFKYGHAKGVAMVNSDQGFWLIHSVPSFPPVPTVGEVTRPTIRENITIAGRYNYPDSGTLFGQSFLCVSIGSDQFNTLGEQLMYNEIVVYAKNIPDTLGNEYPLLRNATNQKRVKSPPYNSKASIRTLGSVEFTSFAKGSKWQKDLYADFVAPQLQTNLYVQSWLNGRGKLPSTCSRRKIYNVKSLRFEAANIDFTSSRDHSKWAITVTKKAAAHWVCVADINRADTQYSRGGGAMCFKQNQVWNDYRSVINDVEPCSTT from the exons ATGGCGAGTATTCTGTTTTACGCGATCGCGTGGCTAATCGTGTGTAACGATGTAAGCGGCAAATCCAACGACAAGCTACAATGTAAAGACGAAAACAATGCACCCGTTGATTG GTACGTGGCGTACAAGTTACCGAAAACTTCAACCAGTAGCAATCCTCTGATTAGAGAAGGCTATGCTTATCTCTATATAACAAACGCAACTGTAGAGAGCGGTTGGTCGTTGTCTACCAAGTCCATCGGTTCAAATAATTCCATCCTTGGAGTCACGTTAGCGCCACTCTACGATGAC AAAATCGAAGCCAAAAGTATGTGGAGTTTGTACAACGACAATCCTCCAGATGCACCGACGGTGTTTAAATATGGCCACGCGAAGGGCGTAGCGATGGTTAACAGCGACCAGGGGTTTTGGTTAATTCATAGCGTGCCGAGTTTCCCTCCAGTTCCAACAGTCGGCGAGGTAACTCGTCCTACGATCAGGGAAAACATAACTATCGCTGGCAGGTATAATTATCCAGACAGTGGAACGCTCTTTGGACAGAGTTTTCTGTGTGTCTCCATCGGCAGTGATCAATTCAACACTCTCGGCGAACAGTTGATGTACAATGAGATAGTAGTGTACGCTAAAAATATTCCCGATACTCTAGGCAACGAGTATCCACTGTTGAGGAACGCTACCAATCAGAAACGCGTTAAATCACCCCCCTACAACAGCAAAGCTTCGATAAGAACCTTGGGATCGGTCGAGTTCACTTCGTTCGCCAAGGGTAGCAAGTGGCAGAAAg aTTTGTACGCCGATTTCGTCGCGCCGCAGTTGCAGACGAATCTGTACGTGCAGTCGTGGTTGAACGGACGTGGGAAACTTCCGTCCACCTGCAGCCGTAGAAA aatttacaACGTAAAGAGCCTTCGGTTCGAGGCGGCCAATATTGATTTCACGAGCAGCCGCGATCACTCCAAATGGGCCATAACAGTCACCAAGAAAGCAGCCGCTCATTGGGTTTGCGTGGCCGATATTAACAGAGCC gACACGCAGTATTCCCGAGGCGGCGGAGCCATGTGTTTCAAACAGAACCAAGTGTGGAACGATTATCGCAGTGTTATAAACGACGTGGAGCCTTGCTCCACAACGTAA
- the LOC128880858 gene encoding protein vav isoform X1, protein MSRIESSLDNGWHECAKWLTRCGALRADHKANWPKATAVDLAYTLRDGVLLCNLLNTVDPGCIDMKDVNQKPQMAQFLCLRNIKVFLLACSTIFGLSDSDLFEPSMLFDLSNFHRVLCTLSILSNCSRLRRKGIPGFSIGHGRSQEDIYKGLQSAGAGREDEGRRRRFRRREGNEAGGGGDNEDPVGEEDGYGAFCSHAQSEEIYQDLCSLHLPPPPSVAQDGAISGGEKRDYVIQELVETERNYSDVLNSLLRHFARPLSSLLRPEDSARIFFGIKELAEIHAGFHSQLRKARTGAALAQVFLDWREKFLIYGDYCANLTLAQNTLQEACARNELVNQEVIRCQQEANNGKFKLRDILSVPMQRVLKYHLLLDKLVEETPCEWQEDRRQLGQAREVMVDIAQYINEVKRDSDTLDIIKDIQASIIDWDVPEDAQLKDFGRLLRDGELKVKAHGDQRIKARYAFVFEQVVLICKACRGEQYCYRETLRLDDYRLEDLTARRILGKDSRWTYQWMLVHKQEYTAYTLSARTEEQKQMWIKALQDAMDNVNPAACRNTNHKFKVTTFDNPLSCQRCGKFLKGRIFQGYRCEVCRVAVHKQCIAHSGRCTPAPPPPSPPPPLPCERALSVKLWFVGEMGRDTASNKLEPREDGTYMLRVRPAGQPRLQHETNYALSIKADGAVKHIRVFKRDVDGADLFYLSESRFFKSVVELVEYYERASLAENFEKLDQRLLWPYRRVLAKALFDFRGGERNQLSLRRGCRVVVLSKEGDAKGWWKGKIGDQVGFFPKEYVEEE, encoded by the exons atgagcAGAATAGAAAGCAGTTTGGATAATGGTTGGCACGAATGTGCCAAGTGGTTAACCAGATGTGGAGCTTTAAGAGCGGATCATAAAGCAAATTGGCCAAAAGCAACAGCAGTTGATTTAGCATATACATTACGTGACGGTGTATTGCTATGCAATCTTTTAAATACAGTGGATCCTGGTTGCATAGATATGAAAGATGTAAATCAAAAACCGCAAATGGCACAATTTTTGTGTTTACGaaacataaaagtatttttattggcATGCTCAACTATTTTTGGCCTGTCAGATTCTGACCTCTTCGAACCCTCCATGTTGTTcgatttatcaaattttcatcgtGTATTGTGTACTTTATCTATTCTTTCAAACTGTTCTCGTTTAAGACGCAAGGGAATTCc tgGATTTTCTATAGGTCATGGTAGATCGCAAGAAGATATTTACAAGGGCTTACAAAGTGCTGGTGCAGG CCGTGAGGATGAAGGTCGCCGCAGAAGGTTTAGAAGGCGGGAAGGGAATGAGGCAGGTGGAGGAGGGGACAACGAAGATCCAGTTGGGGAGGAAGATGGCTACGGAGCATTTTGCAGTCATGCTCAAAGCGAAGAAATCTACCAGGACCTTTGTAGTCTACACTTGCCACCTCCTCCATCTGTTGCACAG GATGGTGCAATCTCTGGTGGAGAGAAAAGGGACTATGTGATCCAAGAACTTGTCGAAACAGAACGGAATTATTCTGACGTCCTTAACAGTTTGCTCAGACACTTTGCTAGACCTCTTTCATCATTACTACGGCCTGAAGATTCAGCACGCATATTTTTTGGCATAAAGGAACTCGCAGAAATTCATGCCGGTTTTCATAGCCAACTTCGAAAGGCAAGAACCGGCGCAGCTTTAGCGCAAGTTTTCCTCGATTGGCGAGAAAAGTTCCTGATTTATGGCGATTATTGCGCAAATCTTACACTTGCACAAAACACGTTACAAGAAGCTTGTGCGCGAAATGAATTAGTTAATCAAGAAGTTATT cgATGCCAACAAGAAGCTAATAATGGTAAATTCAAGTTACGGGACATACTATCTGTTCCAATGCAAAGAGTATTGAAGTATCACTTATTGTTGGATAAACTAGTAGAAGAAACTCCTTGTGAGTGGCAAGAAGATAGACGTCAGCTTGGCCAAGCTAGAGAGGTTATGGTTGATATAGCTCAATATATTAATGAAGTGAAACGTGACTCCGACACCTTAGACATTATAAAGGATATTCAGGCGTCAATAATTGATTGGGATGTTCCTGAGGATGCACAGTTAAAAGACTTTGGGCGACTACTTAGAGATGGAGAGCTCAAg GTAAAAGCTCACGGTGACCAACGAATAAAGGCGCGTTATGCATTTGTTTTCGAGCAAGTAGTATTAATTTGTAAAGCGTGTAGAGGAGAACAGTACTGTTACCGTGAAACTTTACGGCTAGATGATTATAGACTGGAAGATCTTACAGCAAGACGTATACTTGGCAAAGATTCTCGATGGACCTACCAATGGATGCTTGTCCATAAACAAGAATATACAGCATATACTTTATCTGCAAGAACGgaagaacaaaaacaaatgtGGATCAAGGCATTACAAGATGCAATGGATAATGTTAATCCCGCTGCATGTCGCAACACAAACCATAAGTTTAAAGTCACTACATTTGATAATCCGCTTAGTTGTCAGCGATGCGGCAAATTTCTAAAGGGTCGCATATTTCAG GGATATCGGTGTGAAGTCTGCCGCGTTGCTGTGCACAAACAGTGCATTGCACATTCCGGTCGGTGTACTCCGGCACCACCCCCACCTTCACCTCCGCCACCTCTACCATGTGAACGTGCTCTTTCAGTGAAATTATGGTTTGTAGGAGAAATGGGTCGAGATACAGCTTCTAATAAATTAGAACCCCGCGAAGATGGCACATACATGCTGCGAGTGCGACCCGCAGGACAACCGCGTTTACAACATGAAACTAATTACGCTCTTAGTATCAA GGCTGACGGAGCAGTAAAACATATAAGAGTATTTAAACGCGACGTCGATGGAgctgatttattttatctcaGTGAATCTCGGTTCTTTAAAAGCGTAGTTGAACTCGTCGAATATTATGAACGGGCTTCATTGgcagaaaattttgaaaaattagatcAACGTTTGTTATGGCCATATAGACGTGTATTAGCTAAGGCACTGTTCGATTTTCGTGGAGGAGAACGCAATCAACTAAGCTTACGACGAGGCTGTAGAGTCGTAGTGCTGAGTAAGGAAGGTGATGCCAAAGGATGGTGGAAAGGAAAAATAGGAGATCAAGTAGGATTTTTTCCGAAAGAATACGTCGAGGaagagtaa
- the LOC128880858 gene encoding protein vav isoform X2, giving the protein MSRIESSLDNGWHECAKWLTRCGALRADHKANWPKATAVDLAYTLRDGVLLCNLLNTVDPGCIDMKDVNQKPQMAQFLCLRNIKVFLLACSTIFGLSDSDLFEPSMLFDLSNFHRVLCTLSILSNCSRLRRKGIPGFSIGHGRSQEDIYKGLQSAGAGPTTGVVAFTMKPKGMDVDESQVYQELLCFSSNSQHDWPSTEKDGAISGGEKRDYVIQELVETERNYSDVLNSLLRHFARPLSSLLRPEDSARIFFGIKELAEIHAGFHSQLRKARTGAALAQVFLDWREKFLIYGDYCANLTLAQNTLQEACARNELVNQEVIRCQQEANNGKFKLRDILSVPMQRVLKYHLLLDKLVEETPCEWQEDRRQLGQAREVMVDIAQYINEVKRDSDTLDIIKDIQASIIDWDVPEDAQLKDFGRLLRDGELKVKAHGDQRIKARYAFVFEQVVLICKACRGEQYCYRETLRLDDYRLEDLTARRILGKDSRWTYQWMLVHKQEYTAYTLSARTEEQKQMWIKALQDAMDNVNPAACRNTNHKFKVTTFDNPLSCQRCGKFLKGRIFQGYRCEVCRVAVHKQCIAHSGRCTPAPPPPSPPPPLPCERALSVKLWFVGEMGRDTASNKLEPREDGTYMLRVRPAGQPRLQHETNYALSIKADGAVKHIRVFKRDVDGADLFYLSESRFFKSVVELVEYYERASLAENFEKLDQRLLWPYRRVLAKALFDFRGGERNQLSLRRGCRVVVLSKEGDAKGWWKGKIGDQVGFFPKEYVEEE; this is encoded by the exons atgagcAGAATAGAAAGCAGTTTGGATAATGGTTGGCACGAATGTGCCAAGTGGTTAACCAGATGTGGAGCTTTAAGAGCGGATCATAAAGCAAATTGGCCAAAAGCAACAGCAGTTGATTTAGCATATACATTACGTGACGGTGTATTGCTATGCAATCTTTTAAATACAGTGGATCCTGGTTGCATAGATATGAAAGATGTAAATCAAAAACCGCAAATGGCACAATTTTTGTGTTTACGaaacataaaagtatttttattggcATGCTCAACTATTTTTGGCCTGTCAGATTCTGACCTCTTCGAACCCTCCATGTTGTTcgatttatcaaattttcatcgtGTATTGTGTACTTTATCTATTCTTTCAAACTGTTCTCGTTTAAGACGCAAGGGAATTCc tgGATTTTCTATAGGTCATGGTAGATCGCAAGAAGATATTTACAAGGGCTTACAAAGTGCTGGTGCAGG CCCCACGACAGGAGTGGTGGCATTTACCATGAAACCTAAGGGTATGGATGTAGATGAATCCCAAGTATATCAAGAATTACTTTGCTTCTCGAGTAATTCTCAACACGACTGGCCTTCCACGGAGAAG GATGGTGCAATCTCTGGTGGAGAGAAAAGGGACTATGTGATCCAAGAACTTGTCGAAACAGAACGGAATTATTCTGACGTCCTTAACAGTTTGCTCAGACACTTTGCTAGACCTCTTTCATCATTACTACGGCCTGAAGATTCAGCACGCATATTTTTTGGCATAAAGGAACTCGCAGAAATTCATGCCGGTTTTCATAGCCAACTTCGAAAGGCAAGAACCGGCGCAGCTTTAGCGCAAGTTTTCCTCGATTGGCGAGAAAAGTTCCTGATTTATGGCGATTATTGCGCAAATCTTACACTTGCACAAAACACGTTACAAGAAGCTTGTGCGCGAAATGAATTAGTTAATCAAGAAGTTATT cgATGCCAACAAGAAGCTAATAATGGTAAATTCAAGTTACGGGACATACTATCTGTTCCAATGCAAAGAGTATTGAAGTATCACTTATTGTTGGATAAACTAGTAGAAGAAACTCCTTGTGAGTGGCAAGAAGATAGACGTCAGCTTGGCCAAGCTAGAGAGGTTATGGTTGATATAGCTCAATATATTAATGAAGTGAAACGTGACTCCGACACCTTAGACATTATAAAGGATATTCAGGCGTCAATAATTGATTGGGATGTTCCTGAGGATGCACAGTTAAAAGACTTTGGGCGACTACTTAGAGATGGAGAGCTCAAg GTAAAAGCTCACGGTGACCAACGAATAAAGGCGCGTTATGCATTTGTTTTCGAGCAAGTAGTATTAATTTGTAAAGCGTGTAGAGGAGAACAGTACTGTTACCGTGAAACTTTACGGCTAGATGATTATAGACTGGAAGATCTTACAGCAAGACGTATACTTGGCAAAGATTCTCGATGGACCTACCAATGGATGCTTGTCCATAAACAAGAATATACAGCATATACTTTATCTGCAAGAACGgaagaacaaaaacaaatgtGGATCAAGGCATTACAAGATGCAATGGATAATGTTAATCCCGCTGCATGTCGCAACACAAACCATAAGTTTAAAGTCACTACATTTGATAATCCGCTTAGTTGTCAGCGATGCGGCAAATTTCTAAAGGGTCGCATATTTCAG GGATATCGGTGTGAAGTCTGCCGCGTTGCTGTGCACAAACAGTGCATTGCACATTCCGGTCGGTGTACTCCGGCACCACCCCCACCTTCACCTCCGCCACCTCTACCATGTGAACGTGCTCTTTCAGTGAAATTATGGTTTGTAGGAGAAATGGGTCGAGATACAGCTTCTAATAAATTAGAACCCCGCGAAGATGGCACATACATGCTGCGAGTGCGACCCGCAGGACAACCGCGTTTACAACATGAAACTAATTACGCTCTTAGTATCAA GGCTGACGGAGCAGTAAAACATATAAGAGTATTTAAACGCGACGTCGATGGAgctgatttattttatctcaGTGAATCTCGGTTCTTTAAAAGCGTAGTTGAACTCGTCGAATATTATGAACGGGCTTCATTGgcagaaaattttgaaaaattagatcAACGTTTGTTATGGCCATATAGACGTGTATTAGCTAAGGCACTGTTCGATTTTCGTGGAGGAGAACGCAATCAACTAAGCTTACGACGAGGCTGTAGAGTCGTAGTGCTGAGTAAGGAAGGTGATGCCAAAGGATGGTGGAAAGGAAAAATAGGAGATCAAGTAGGATTTTTTCCGAAAGAATACGTCGAGGaagagtaa
- the LOC128880859 gene encoding torsin-1A-like isoform X2 has protein sequence MNFAGFLSMWIFATFLTVCVKCAFSWTGIPSTIYSKLYNVVEYIPCKFAECCNDEYVSPDINMLDDILNTELYGQEIAHHIVVNALRGHLGSSNPPKALAMSFHGPPGTGKTYVAQMIATSFYKKGDHSKFYHFFNGRNDFPLERDIEHYKEELRKTIMDSLIKCERSIFVFDEVDKMPEGLLNVLVPFLDYTTWFKSWRLMGATVNTRKAIYIFLSNTGSSKITQRLLTLWAEGKHRHGTKLQDFENLISVGAFNEKGGLYRSEAIDTSLIDHYVPFLPLEEAHVKMCLRKAFLKRDSTPTNDMIEEVMSYVVFGPPPHNLYATAGCKRLEQKVASIIYARRKKLLNKEL, from the exons atgaattttgccGGTTTTTTGTCGATGTGGATTTTTGCCACTTTTTTAACAGTTTGTGTAAAATGTGCATTTTCTTGGACAGGAATACCATCGACTATATATTCTAAACTTTATAATGTAGTAGAGTATATACCCTGTAAATTTGCAGAATGTTGTAATGATGAATATGTATCTCCTGATATAAATA TGTTAGATGACATTCTTAATACAGAACTTTATGGGCAAGAAATTGCTCATCATATAGTTGTAAATGCCTTACGTGGCCATCTAGGTTCATCTAATCCTCCAAAAGCTTTAGCTATGAGCTTTCATGGTCCTCCAGGGACTGGTAAAACTTATGTAGCTCAAATGATTGCCACCTCCTTTTACAAAAAAGGTGATCATAgtaaattttatcattttttcaatggtCGTAATGATTTTCCTTTGGAAAGAGATATAGAACACTACAAG GAGGAATTACGTAAAACTATTATGgatagtttaataaaatgtgaaagatcaatatttgtatttgatgAAGTTGATAAAATGCCAGAAGGTTTATTAAATGTGCTTGTACCATTTTTGGATTATACTACATGGTTCAAATCTTGGAGATTAATGGGTGCTACAGTAAATACTAGGAAAgccatttacatatttttgtctAATACTGGCAGTTCAAAAATCACACAACGTTTACTTACACTTTGGGCAGAAGGCAAGCATAGACATGGAACTAAACTCCaagattttgaaaatctaataaGTGTTGGAGCATTCAATGAAAAAGGTGGCCTTTATCGCAGTGAGGCAATAGACACTAGTCTCATAGATCATTATGTACCTTTCTTACCACTTGAAGAAGCACATGTGAAAATGTGTTTAAGAAAAGCTTTTTTAAAGAGGGATAGTACTCCTACCAATGATATGATAGAAGAAGTTATGTCTTATGTTGTTTTTGGACCTCCACCGCATAACCTTTATGCAACAGCTGGCTGTAAAAGACTAGAGCAGAAAGTAGCTTCTATTATATATGCTAGAAGGAagaagttattaaataaagaattatag
- the LOC128880859 gene encoding torsin-1A-like isoform X1, whose protein sequence is MNFAGFLSMWIFATFLTVCVKCAFSWTGIPSTIYSKLYNVVEYIPCKFAECCNDEYVSPDINMLDDILNTELYGQEIAHHIVVNALRGHLGSSNPPKALAMSFHGPPGTGKTYVAQMIATSFYKKGDHSKFYHFFNGRNDFPLERDIEHYKCVVLLCIIQEELRKTIMDSLIKCERSIFVFDEVDKMPEGLLNVLVPFLDYTTWFKSWRLMGATVNTRKAIYIFLSNTGSSKITQRLLTLWAEGKHRHGTKLQDFENLISVGAFNEKGGLYRSEAIDTSLIDHYVPFLPLEEAHVKMCLRKAFLKRDSTPTNDMIEEVMSYVVFGPPPHNLYATAGCKRLEQKVASIIYARRKKLLNKEL, encoded by the exons atgaattttgccGGTTTTTTGTCGATGTGGATTTTTGCCACTTTTTTAACAGTTTGTGTAAAATGTGCATTTTCTTGGACAGGAATACCATCGACTATATATTCTAAACTTTATAATGTAGTAGAGTATATACCCTGTAAATTTGCAGAATGTTGTAATGATGAATATGTATCTCCTGATATAAATA TGTTAGATGACATTCTTAATACAGAACTTTATGGGCAAGAAATTGCTCATCATATAGTTGTAAATGCCTTACGTGGCCATCTAGGTTCATCTAATCCTCCAAAAGCTTTAGCTATGAGCTTTCATGGTCCTCCAGGGACTGGTAAAACTTATGTAGCTCAAATGATTGCCACCTCCTTTTACAAAAAAGGTGATCATAgtaaattttatcattttttcaatggtCGTAATGATTTTCCTTTGGAAAGAGATATAGAACACTACAAG tgTGTTGTGTTACTTTGTATCATACAGGAGGAATTACGTAAAACTATTATGgatagtttaataaaatgtgaaagatcaatatttgtatttgatgAAGTTGATAAAATGCCAGAAGGTTTATTAAATGTGCTTGTACCATTTTTGGATTATACTACATGGTTCAAATCTTGGAGATTAATGGGTGCTACAGTAAATACTAGGAAAgccatttacatatttttgtctAATACTGGCAGTTCAAAAATCACACAACGTTTACTTACACTTTGGGCAGAAGGCAAGCATAGACATGGAACTAAACTCCaagattttgaaaatctaataaGTGTTGGAGCATTCAATGAAAAAGGTGGCCTTTATCGCAGTGAGGCAATAGACACTAGTCTCATAGATCATTATGTACCTTTCTTACCACTTGAAGAAGCACATGTGAAAATGTGTTTAAGAAAAGCTTTTTTAAAGAGGGATAGTACTCCTACCAATGATATGATAGAAGAAGTTATGTCTTATGTTGTTTTTGGACCTCCACCGCATAACCTTTATGCAACAGCTGGCTGTAAAAGACTAGAGCAGAAAGTAGCTTCTATTATATATGCTAGAAGGAagaagttattaaataaagaattatag
- the LOC128880860 gene encoding uncharacterized protein LOC128880860 isoform X2: protein MASGDTAVAESTSTKLYTKNEVKTHTDSSDVWIIINNSVYDLTSFLNKHPGGEEVLLEHAGRDGTEAFEDIGHSSDAREMMVSYKIGELVEAERATGTASGLSKDDNSRTKNMASGDAAVAESTSTKLYTRNEVKTHTDSSDVWIIINNSVYDLTSFMNKHPGGEEVLLEHAGRDGTEAFEDIGHSSDAREMMVPYKIGELVEAERTNGTASGMSEDDNSSRCCIVM from the exons atggcgTCTGGGGATACTGCTGTTGCTGAATCCACTTCTACAAAATTGTACACGAAGAATGAAGTGAAAACACACACGGACAGCAGTGATGTGtggattattattaataatagcgTTTACGACttaacttcatttttgaataag CATCCAGGTGGAGAAGAAGTTCTTTTGGAACACGCTGGCCGTGATGGCACAGAAGCTTTTGAAGATATCGGACACTCTAGCGATGCGAGAGAAATGATGGTCTCATATAAGATCGGAGAACTTGTAGAA GCAGAAAGAGCTACTGGAACTGCAAGTGGATTGTCCAAAGATGACAATTCCAG AACTAAAAATATGGCGTCTGGGGATGCTGCTGTTGCTGAATCCACTTCTACAAAATTGTACACGAGGAATGAAGTTAAAACACACACGGACAGCAGTGATGTGtggattattattaataatagcgTTTACGACTTAACTTCATTTATGAATAAG CATCCAGGCGGAGAAGAAGTTCTTTTGGAACATGCTGGCCGTGATGGCACAGAAGCTTTTGAAGATATCGGACACTCTAGTGATGCAAGAGAAATGATGGTCCCATATAAGATTGGAGAACTTGTAGAA GCAGAAAGAACGAATGGAACTGCAAGTGGAATGTCCGAAGATGACAATTCCAg tCGGTGCTGCATCGTGATGTGA
- the LOC128880860 gene encoding uncharacterized protein LOC128880860 isoform X1 has translation MASGDTAVAESTSTKLYTKNEVKTHTDSSDVWIIINNSVYDLTSFLNKHPGGEEVLLEHAGRDGTEAFEDIGHSSDAREMMVSYKIGELVEAERATGTASGLSKDDNSRTKNMASGDAAVAESTSTKLYTRNEVKTHTDSSDVWIIINNSVYDLTSFMNKHPGGEEVLLEHAGRDGTEAFEDIGHSSDAREMMVPYKIGELVEAERTNGTASGMSEDDNSSGSWRSWLIPIALGVLATLVYRYFIKAH, from the exons atggcgTCTGGGGATACTGCTGTTGCTGAATCCACTTCTACAAAATTGTACACGAAGAATGAAGTGAAAACACACACGGACAGCAGTGATGTGtggattattattaataatagcgTTTACGACttaacttcatttttgaataag CATCCAGGTGGAGAAGAAGTTCTTTTGGAACACGCTGGCCGTGATGGCACAGAAGCTTTTGAAGATATCGGACACTCTAGCGATGCGAGAGAAATGATGGTCTCATATAAGATCGGAGAACTTGTAGAA GCAGAAAGAGCTACTGGAACTGCAAGTGGATTGTCCAAAGATGACAATTCCAG AACTAAAAATATGGCGTCTGGGGATGCTGCTGTTGCTGAATCCACTTCTACAAAATTGTACACGAGGAATGAAGTTAAAACACACACGGACAGCAGTGATGTGtggattattattaataatagcgTTTACGACTTAACTTCATTTATGAATAAG CATCCAGGCGGAGAAGAAGTTCTTTTGGAACATGCTGGCCGTGATGGCACAGAAGCTTTTGAAGATATCGGACACTCTAGTGATGCAAGAGAAATGATGGTCCCATATAAGATTGGAGAACTTGTAGAA GCAGAAAGAACGAATGGAACTGCAAGTGGAATGTCCGAAGATGACAATTCCAg TGGTTCTTGGAGGTCGTGGCTGATTCCTATTGCACTTGGGGTTCTGGCGACGCTTGTCTACCGTTATTTTATCAAAGCACATTAA